From Prosthecobacter sp., the proteins below share one genomic window:
- a CDS encoding GxxExxY protein: MPIHCPIVTKRISQQEFKLLASEVMGHVFDIHNDFGRFFDEVVYKKELADRMSGVVLELEVIVTHGTFSKTYYVDVLINSSGLFEFKAADAIHPRHRGQTLNYLLLLDLAHGKVINMRPESVGHEFVNCPARLADLRNPQVVDRRWLPQSAGASALRDILMPLIADWGAGLETSLYEEALTHFLGGDDKVLVPVPVIGNKGHLADQRMRLLAPNVAFKFTALQERLDEFESQARRLLRHTSLQTIHWVNITQTTVQFVTLT, translated from the coding sequence ATGCCGATTCATTGCCCCATCGTCACGAAGCGCATCTCGCAGCAAGAGTTCAAGCTCCTTGCGAGCGAGGTGATGGGGCACGTCTTCGACATTCACAATGATTTTGGCCGCTTTTTCGATGAGGTTGTTTACAAGAAGGAGCTTGCTGATCGCATGAGTGGAGTTGTGCTCGAGTTGGAGGTCATCGTCACTCACGGCACTTTTTCCAAGACCTACTATGTGGACGTTCTGATCAACAGCAGCGGCCTGTTTGAATTCAAGGCGGCAGACGCCATTCATCCCCGCCATCGTGGACAGACTCTCAACTACCTCCTGCTTCTGGATCTAGCCCACGGCAAAGTGATCAACATGCGCCCCGAATCCGTGGGACATGAGTTTGTGAACTGCCCCGCCAGATTGGCCGACCTCAGAAATCCTCAAGTCGTGGATCGACGCTGGCTGCCACAATCCGCCGGAGCCAGCGCACTGCGCGACATCCTCATGCCGCTCATCGCTGACTGGGGAGCAGGTCTGGAGACGAGTTTGTATGAAGAGGCATTGACGCACTTTCTCGGCGGCGATGACAAGGTGCTCGTTCCTGTGCCGGTTATTGGTAACAAGGGTCATCTCGCAGACCAGCGGATGCGTTTGTTAGCTCCCAACGTGGCTTTTAAGTTCACCGCCTTGCAGGAACGGCTTGATGAGTTTGAGAGCCAGGCAAGGAGACTCCTTCGGCATACTTCGCTGCAAACGATTCATTGGGTCAACATCACGCAGACCACCGTTCAATTCGTCACTCTGACTTAA